One Cryptomeria japonica chromosome 9, Sugi_1.0, whole genome shotgun sequence genomic window carries:
- the LOC131858291 gene encoding uncharacterized protein LOC131858291: MDKKQNIDIIVWSPPKTGNIKVNFDGASRCNPGKSGYGAIIRDEFGNFIGENFGPLGINTNNMAKMAGLLARMEWFVVRGFWDIEVEGGCIEDKRYGISYAMTAHSIRGLSLQRISFYGS, translated from the exons ATGGACAAGAAGCagaacatagacatcatagtttgGTCTCCTCCAAAAACTGGAAACATAAAGGTTAACTTCGACGGAGCTAGCCGTTGTAACCCTGGAAAATCAGGCTATGGTGCCATTATAAGGGACGAATTTGGTAATTTTATTGGGGAAAATTTTGGTCCTTTAGGAATCAACACAAATAATATGGCAAAAATGGCAGGGCTATTAGCTAGGATGGAATGGTTTGTGGTCCGAGGCTTTTGGGACATAGAAGTAGAGGGAG GGTGCATTGAGGATAAGCGTTATGGTATCAGTTATGCCATGACTGCACATAGTATTCGAGGTTTGTCACTTCAGAGAATATCTTTCTACGGAAGCTAG